The following proteins come from a genomic window of Streptomyces sp. Sge12:
- the rplJ gene encoding 50S ribosomal protein L10 produces MPTPNKAASVAELKDAFQSSNAAVLTEYRGLTVAQLKTLRRSLGENAQYAVVKNTLTKIAANQAGITALDEHFAGPTAVAFITGDPVESAKSLRDFAKDNPNLIIKAGVLDGKALTADEIKKLADLESREVLLSKLAGAFKGKQSQAASLFQALPSKFVRTAEALRVKLAEQGGAE; encoded by the coding sequence ATGCCGACGCCCAACAAGGCTGCATCGGTAGCCGAGCTCAAGGACGCGTTCCAGAGCTCGAACGCCGCCGTGCTGACCGAGTACCGGGGTCTCACCGTCGCGCAGCTCAAGACGCTGCGTCGCTCCCTCGGTGAGAACGCCCAGTACGCCGTGGTGAAGAACACGCTGACCAAGATTGCGGCCAACCAGGCCGGGATCACCGCGCTGGACGAGCACTTCGCTGGTCCGACCGCGGTCGCCTTCATCACCGGTGACCCGGTGGAGTCGGCGAAGAGCCTGCGTGACTTCGCCAAGGACAACCCGAACCTCATCATCAAGGCGGGTGTCCTTGATGGTAAGGCGCTCACCGCCGATGAGATCAAGAAGCTTGCGGACCTCGAGTCCCGCGAGGTTCTGCTCAGCAAGCTGGCCGGCGCGTTCAAGGGCAAGCAGTCTCAGGCTGCCTCGCTCTTCCAGGCGCTGCCGTCGAAGTTCGTCCGCACCGCGGAAGCGCTTCGCGTCAAGCTCGCCGAGCAGGGCGGTGCCGAGTAA
- the rplA gene encoding 50S ribosomal protein L1 translates to MKRSKTLRAADAKVDREKLYAPLEAVRLAKETSTTKFDGTVEVAFRLGVDPRKADQMVRGTVNLPHGTGKTARVLVFATGDRAAAAEAAGADIVGDDELINEIAKGNRLNEFDAVVATPDLMGKVGRLGRVLGPRGLMPNPKTGTVTMDVAKAVTEIKGGKIEFRVDKHSNLHFIIGKVSFSDDKLVENYGAALDEILRLKPSAAKGRYIKKAALSTTMGPGIQLDPNRTRNLLVEEDPAAV, encoded by the coding sequence GTGAAGCGCAGCAAGACTCTCCGCGCTGCGGACGCCAAGGTCGACCGGGAGAAGCTGTACGCCCCGCTCGAGGCCGTCCGTCTCGCCAAGGAGACCTCCACGACCAAGTTCGACGGCACCGTCGAGGTCGCCTTCCGCCTGGGTGTAGACCCGCGCAAGGCCGACCAGATGGTCCGCGGCACCGTGAACCTCCCGCACGGCACCGGCAAGACCGCCCGGGTCCTGGTCTTCGCGACCGGTGACCGTGCTGCGGCCGCGGAAGCCGCCGGCGCCGACATTGTCGGCGACGACGAGCTGATCAACGAGATCGCCAAGGGCAACCGCCTGAACGAGTTCGACGCCGTTGTGGCCACCCCGGACCTCATGGGCAAGGTCGGCCGCCTCGGCCGCGTGCTCGGTCCCCGTGGCCTCATGCCGAACCCGAAGACCGGCACCGTCACGATGGACGTCGCGAAGGCTGTCACCGAGATCAAGGGTGGCAAGATCGAGTTCCGCGTCGACAAGCACTCGAACCTGCACTTCATCATCGGCAAGGTCTCCTTCTCCGATGACAAGCTGGTCGAGAACTACGGCGCGGCCCTGGACGAGATCCTTCGTCTGAAGCCGTCCGCCGCGAAGGGCCGCTACATCAAGAAGGCCGCCCTCAGCACCACCATGGGCCCCGGCATCCAGCTGGACCCGAACCGCACCCGGAACCTCCTCGTCGAGGAAGACCCGGCTGCTGTCTGA
- the rplK gene encoding 50S ribosomal protein L11 gives MPPKKKKVTGLIKLQIKAGAANPAPPVGPALGQHGVNIMEFCKAYNAATESQRGMVVPVEITVYDDRSFTFITKTPPAARLILKHAGIEKGSGEPHKTKVAKLTAAQVKEIAELKMPDLNANDIDAAVKIIAGTARSMGVTVEG, from the coding sequence ATGCCTCCCAAGAAGAAGAAGGTCACGGGGCTTATCAAGCTCCAGATCAAGGCCGGTGCGGCCAACCCGGCTCCGCCGGTCGGCCCCGCGCTCGGTCAGCACGGCGTCAACATCATGGAGTTCTGCAAGGCCTACAACGCCGCGACCGAGTCGCAGCGTGGCATGGTCGTGCCGGTGGAGATCACGGTCTACGACGACCGCTCCTTCACCTTCATCACCAAGACTCCGCCGGCCGCGCGCCTCATCCTGAAGCACGCGGGCATCGAGAAGGGCTCCGGCGAGCCCCACAAGACCAAGGTCGCCAAGCTCACGGCTGCCCAGGTCAAGGAGATCGCCGAGCTGAAGATGCCCGACCTGAACGCCAACGACATCGACGCCGCCGTCAAGATCATTGCCGGCACCGCGCGTTCGATGGGCGTCACCGTCGAAGGCTGA
- the nusG gene encoding transcription termination/antitermination protein NusG, producing MSDPNLNASHDSVESVEDELDIVEAADAVDPDEVELADAEAGVAAEEAALHVESDEDEVEADTEIEAGAEVEEAADEVEADEEEAEEAAPVEPAEPVDPIQALREELRLLPGEWYVIHTYAGYEKRVKANLEQRAVSLNVEEFIYQAEVPEEEIVQIKNGERKNVRQNKLPGYVLVRMDLTNESWGVVRNTPGVTGFVGNAYDPYPLTLDEIVKMLAPEAQEKAAKAAAEEAGLPAPAVKRTIEVLDFEVGDSVTVTDGPFATLQATINEINPDSKKVKGLVEIFGRETPVELSFDQIQKN from the coding sequence GTGTCTGACCCGAACCTGAACGCGAGCCACGACTCCGTCGAGTCCGTCGAGGACGAGCTCGACATCGTCGAGGCGGCGGACGCTGTGGACCCCGACGAGGTCGAGCTCGCCGACGCCGAGGCGGGTGTCGCCGCCGAAGAGGCCGCGCTGCACGTCGAGTCCGACGAGGACGAGGTCGAGGCTGACACCGAGATCGAGGCCGGCGCCGAGGTCGAAGAGGCTGCTGACGAGGTCGAGGCCGACGAGGAAGAGGCCGAGGAGGCCGCTCCGGTCGAGCCCGCCGAGCCCGTCGACCCCATCCAGGCCCTGCGCGAGGAGCTCCGCCTCCTGCCCGGCGAGTGGTACGTGATCCACACCTACGCCGGCTACGAGAAGCGCGTGAAGGCCAACCTCGAGCAGCGTGCCGTCTCGCTGAACGTCGAGGAGTTCATCTACCAGGCCGAGGTGCCCGAGGAAGAGATCGTCCAGATCAAGAACGGCGAGCGCAAGAACGTCCGGCAGAACAAGCTGCCCGGTTACGTTCTCGTCCGCATGGATCTGACGAACGAGTCCTGGGGCGTCGTCCGCAACACGCCTGGTGTCACCGGCTTCGTCGGCAACGCGTACGACCCGTACCCGCTGACCCTGGACGAGATCGTCAAGATGCTCGCCCCGGAGGCGCAGGAGAAGGCCGCCAAGGCCGCCGCGGAAGAGGCCGGCCTGCCCGCGCCCGCCGTCAAGCGCACCATCGAGGTCCTGGACTTCGAGGTCGGCGACTCGGTCACCGTCACCGACGGCCCGTTCGCGACGCTGCAGGCGACCATCAACGAGATCAACCCCGACTCGAAGAAGGTCAAGGGCCTCGTCGAGATCTTCGGCCGCGAGACCCCGGTCGAGCTCAGCTTCGACCAGATCCAGAAGAACTGA
- the secE gene encoding preprotein translocase subunit SecE: MTDALGSIDMPDAEDETREKKARKGGKRGKKGPLGRLALFYRQIVAELRKVVWPTRNQLTTYTTVVIVFVVIMIGLVTVIDFGFEKAIKFVFG; the protein is encoded by the coding sequence GTGACGGACGCCCTGGGCTCCATCGACATGCCTGACGCCGAGGACGAGACGCGCGAGAAGAAGGCCCGCAAGGGCGGCAAGCGCGGCAAGAAGGGCCCTCTGGGCCGGCTCGCGCTTTTCTACCGCCAGATCGTCGCGGAACTCCGCAAGGTTGTCTGGCCTACTCGTAACCAGCTCACGACGTACACCACCGTGGTGATTGTCTTCGTCGTCATCATGATCGGTCTGGTGACCGTGATTGACTTTGGGTTTGAAAAAGCCATCAAGTTCGTCTTCGGCTGA
- a CDS encoding pyridoxal phosphate-dependent aminotransferase, giving the protein MTSATPSSERRVSARIGAISESATLAVDAKAKALKAAGRPVIGFGAGEPDFPTPDYIVEAAVEACRNPKYHRYTPAGGLPELKAAIAAKTLRDSGYEVEASQVLVTNGGKQAIYEAFAAVLDPGDEVIVPAPYWTTYPESIRLAGGVPVEVVADETTGYRVSVEQLEAARTERTKVVLFVSPSNPTGAVYSEADARAIGEWAAEHGLWVLTDEIYEHLVYGDAKFTSLPVLVPALRDKCIVVNGVAKTYAMTGWRVGWIIAPQDVIKAATNLQSHATSNVSNVAQVAALAAVSGNLDAVAEMRKAFDRRRQTMVKMLNEIDGVLCPTPEGAFYAYPSVKELLGKEIRGKRPQTSVELAALILDEVEVAVVPGEAFGTPGYLRLSYALGDEDLVEGVSRIQKLLAEAKA; this is encoded by the coding sequence ATGACCTCTGCAACGCCTTCCTCCGAGCGCCGGGTGTCCGCCCGAATCGGCGCCATTTCCGAGTCCGCCACCCTCGCCGTGGACGCCAAGGCCAAGGCCCTCAAGGCCGCCGGACGCCCGGTGATCGGGTTCGGCGCCGGCGAGCCCGACTTCCCGACCCCGGACTACATCGTCGAGGCCGCGGTCGAGGCCTGCCGCAACCCCAAGTACCACCGCTACACGCCGGCCGGCGGCCTGCCCGAGCTCAAGGCCGCGATCGCCGCCAAGACGCTGCGGGACTCCGGCTACGAGGTCGAGGCCTCGCAGGTCCTCGTGACCAACGGCGGCAAGCAGGCGATCTACGAGGCCTTCGCGGCCGTCCTGGACCCGGGTGACGAGGTCATCGTCCCGGCTCCGTACTGGACCACCTACCCGGAGTCGATCCGTCTCGCCGGCGGTGTCCCGGTCGAGGTCGTCGCCGACGAGACCACCGGCTACCGGGTGTCCGTCGAGCAGCTGGAGGCCGCGCGCACCGAGCGCACCAAGGTCGTCCTGTTCGTCTCCCCGTCCAACCCGACGGGTGCGGTCTACAGCGAGGCCGACGCCCGCGCGATCGGCGAGTGGGCCGCCGAGCACGGCCTGTGGGTGCTGACGGACGAGATCTACGAGCACCTGGTGTACGGCGACGCGAAGTTCACCTCGCTGCCCGTGCTGGTTCCGGCCCTGCGCGACAAGTGCATCGTGGTCAACGGCGTCGCCAAGACGTACGCCATGACCGGCTGGCGCGTGGGCTGGATCATCGCCCCGCAGGACGTCATCAAGGCCGCGACCAACCTCCAGTCGCACGCCACCTCCAACGTCTCCAACGTGGCCCAGGTCGCGGCGCTCGCCGCCGTCTCGGGCAACCTGGACGCGGTCGCGGAGATGCGCAAGGCCTTCGACCGCCGCCGCCAGACCATGGTCAAGATGCTGAACGAGATCGACGGCGTCCTCTGCCCCACCCCCGAGGGCGCGTTCTACGCGTACCCGTCGGTGAAGGAGCTGCTCGGCAAGGAGATCCGCGGCAAGCGCCCGCAGACCTCCGTCGAGCTCGCGGCCCTGATCCTGGACGAGGTCGAGGTCGCGGTCGTCCCGGGCGAGGCCTTCGGCACCCCCGGCTACCTGCGCCTGTCCTACGCCCTGGGCGACGAGGACCTGGTGGAGGGCGTCTCCCGCATCCAGAAGCTCCTGGCCGAAGCCAAGGCCTGA
- a CDS encoding adenosine deaminase — MEHARDLTLLPKAHLHLHFTGSMRPSTLLELADKYGVRLPDALTAGEPPKLRATDERGWFRFQRLYDAARSCLREPDDIRRLVREAAEEDVRDGSGWLEIQVDPTSYAPLLGGMIPAVEIILDAVDSASRETGLGMRVLIAANRMKHPLDARTLARLAVRYADRGIVGFGLSNDERRGMARDFDRAFAIAREGGLLAAPHGGELTGPASVRDCLDDLHASRIGHGVRAAEDPRLLKRLADRQITCEVCPASNVALGVYERPEDVPLRTLFEAGVPMALGADDPLLFGSRLAAQYEIARRHHAFTDAELAELARQSVRGSAAPDDVQAKLLAGIDHWLTG; from the coding sequence ATGGAGCACGCACGCGATCTCACGCTTCTGCCGAAGGCCCACCTCCACCTGCACTTCACCGGGTCGATGCGACCATCGACCCTGCTGGAGCTCGCGGACAAGTACGGTGTGCGCCTTCCCGACGCCCTGACGGCCGGGGAGCCGCCCAAGCTCCGTGCCACCGACGAGCGCGGCTGGTTCCGCTTCCAGCGGCTCTACGACGCCGCGCGCTCCTGTCTGCGTGAGCCCGACGACATCCGGCGCCTGGTCCGCGAGGCCGCGGAGGAAGACGTACGGGACGGCAGCGGCTGGCTGGAGATCCAGGTGGATCCCACCTCCTACGCCCCCCTGCTCGGCGGGATGATCCCGGCGGTCGAGATCATCCTCGACGCCGTCGACTCCGCCTCCCGCGAGACCGGCCTCGGCATGCGGGTCCTCATCGCCGCCAACCGCATGAAGCACCCCCTCGACGCCCGCACCCTCGCCCGTCTCGCCGTCCGCTACGCCGACCGCGGCATCGTCGGCTTCGGCCTCTCCAACGACGAGCGCCGCGGCATGGCCCGCGACTTCGACCGGGCCTTCGCCATCGCCCGCGAGGGCGGTCTCCTCGCCGCCCCGCACGGCGGCGAGCTCACCGGCCCGGCCTCCGTCCGCGACTGCCTCGACGACCTGCACGCCTCCCGCATCGGGCACGGCGTCCGGGCCGCCGAGGACCCCCGGCTCCTCAAGCGGCTCGCCGACCGGCAGATCACGTGCGAGGTCTGCCCGGCCTCCAACGTCGCCCTCGGGGTCTACGAGCGGCCCGAGGACGTCCCGCTGCGCACCCTGTTCGAGGCCGGGGTCCCCATGGCGCTGGGCGCCGACGACCCGTTGCTCTTCGGGTCCCGGCTGGCGGCCCAGTACGAGATCGCCCGCCGCCACCACGCCTTCACGGACGCGGAACTCGCCGAGCTGGCCCGCCAGTCGGTGCGCGGGAGCGCGGCGCCCGACGACGTACAGGCCAAGCTGCTGGCGGGGATCGACCACTGGCTCACCGGGTGA
- a CDS encoding UDP-N-acetylmuramate dehydrogenase, with amino-acid sequence MTRQAGGTSEYGPWPRRDARGTDRTLVHVQELHDAPLAPLTTFRLGGPAARLVTATTDAEVVATVRAADESGTPLLIIGGGSNLVIGDRGFDGTALRIATTGFDLDGTRLELAAGENWSDAVARTVEAGLAGIECLAGIPGSAGATPIQNVGAYGQEVCDTITEVVAYDRTTGETVTLSAADCAFRYRNSTFKDQPDRYVVLRVRFALEDAGGLSAPIKYPETARALGVGAGDRVPAATARETVLRLRAGKGMVLDPADHDTWSAGSFFHNPILTDEAYAAFLTRVQDRLGPDTAPPAYPAGDGRTKTSAAWLIDKAGFTKGYGTGPARISTKHTLALTNRGEATTEDLLTLAREVVAGVHAAFGVTLVNEPVTVGVSI; translated from the coding sequence CTGACCCGGCAGGCAGGGGGGACGAGCGAGTACGGTCCGTGGCCCCGCAGGGATGCGAGAGGCACGGACCGTACTCTTGTCCACGTGCAGGAACTCCACGATGCCCCCCTCGCCCCGCTGACCACCTTCCGTCTCGGTGGTCCCGCCGCCCGCCTGGTCACCGCGACCACCGACGCCGAGGTCGTCGCCACCGTGCGCGCCGCGGACGAGAGCGGCACCCCGCTCCTGATCATCGGCGGCGGCAGCAACCTGGTCATCGGCGACCGGGGCTTCGACGGCACCGCACTGCGCATCGCGACCACCGGCTTCGACCTGGACGGGACGCGGCTGGAGCTCGCCGCCGGCGAGAACTGGAGCGACGCCGTCGCCCGCACCGTCGAGGCCGGCCTGGCCGGTATCGAGTGCCTCGCCGGCATCCCCGGCTCCGCCGGCGCCACCCCGATCCAGAACGTCGGGGCGTACGGCCAAGAGGTCTGCGACACCATCACCGAGGTCGTCGCCTACGACCGCACCACCGGCGAAACGGTCACCCTGAGCGCCGCCGACTGCGCCTTCCGGTACCGCAACAGCACCTTCAAGGACCAGCCCGACCGCTACGTCGTGCTGCGCGTGCGCTTCGCCCTGGAAGACGCCGGCGGCCTGTCCGCGCCGATCAAGTACCCCGAGACCGCCCGCGCCCTCGGTGTCGGGGCCGGCGACCGGGTCCCCGCCGCCACCGCCCGCGAGACCGTGCTGCGCCTGCGCGCCGGCAAGGGCATGGTGCTCGACCCCGCTGACCACGACACCTGGTCGGCCGGCTCCTTCTTCCACAACCCGATCCTGACCGACGAGGCCTACGCCGCCTTCCTCACCCGCGTCCAGGACCGCCTCGGCCCCGACACCGCCCCGCCCGCGTACCCCGCCGGTGACGGCCGTACGAAGACCAGCGCGGCCTGGCTGATCGACAAGGCCGGCTTCACCAAGGGCTACGGCACCGGCCCCGCGCGCATCTCCACGAAGCACACCCTCGCCCTCACCAACCGCGGCGAGGCCACCACCGAGGACCTCCTCACCCTGGCCCGCGAGGTCGTCGCGGGTGTCCACGCGGCCTTCGGCGTCACCCTGGTCAACGAGCCGGTGACGGTCGGCGTCAGCATCTGA
- a CDS encoding DUF3291 domain-containing protein, giving the protein MPDIPWSTPTAAAPDAEVYVMASRFETATLAGAVRFFLKAPGIILQMRKAPGAHGVALRARVLRRTFLTLSAWEDRDALYRFARSEPHRTSSRAASAYMKESVFTYWTVPAAELPLTWAEAERRLTEQKSSH; this is encoded by the coding sequence ATGCCCGACATTCCCTGGTCCACGCCCACCGCGGCCGCCCCCGACGCCGAGGTCTACGTCATGGCCTCCCGTTTCGAGACCGCCACCCTCGCCGGCGCCGTCCGGTTCTTCCTCAAGGCGCCCGGCATCATCCTCCAGATGCGCAAGGCCCCCGGCGCCCACGGCGTCGCCCTGCGCGCCCGGGTCCTGCGCCGGACCTTCCTGACCCTCTCCGCATGGGAGGACCGGGACGCGCTGTACCGCTTCGCGCGCAGCGAGCCCCACCGCACCAGCTCCCGCGCAGCCAGCGCGTACATGAAGGAGTCGGTCTTCACCTACTGGACCGTCCCGGCCGCCGAGCTGCCCCTCACCTGGGCCGAGGCCGAGCGCCGCCTCACCGAGCAGAAGTCGAGCCACTGA